AGCTCGCATATTTCAGTGCCTTCCAAGCCTCACGCTCCTGAGCTTCGAGAAGCAGCGCCCAGGCACTATCGACGGCTTTGCGGATGCGCCCCGTAAGCGCTACCGCTTCTCTCTCAGTCAGTGAGCGGCCAGGTGCGACGGCGGTCTTCGCGGTCTTGTGGATCATCATGCTGGTTCTTTCACCCCAAGCAGGCGGCGCAGTTCAGCATAAGCTTCCGCCAGCGAGGGTCCGGACGCCGTGACGCCCGATGCAATGTCGCGGATGATCACCGTACCGTCGGCCGTCGTAATGTGCGTGTAAGCTGCGGACATGAAGTCGCGGACCTTCTTGGCCGTCTCCGGCCAGCAACGTCGGCCCTCACGCAAGCGCGTTACGAACTTGGGATCGTTCAGAGCGATCAGACCTATGTTGGAATCCCGCACTTTCACTTTCGACTGGAAGGCAGCGATTTCCGAAATCAGTTCCGTCCTGGTGTCCATATTCAGCCTCAAGGGGAAATTTCCCATTAACCAATAGGCTAGAACCTTAGTGACGGTCAAGGGGCGATAGGCTACAACCCCGCATACTTTTGAATTCAAGGGGAAAAAACGCCGTGGATAACGAGTGGGAAGCAAGATTTCGGGAACGGATGGCCGTCCAAGGCCACACAATGAAGTCGCTCTCCTTGGCTGCCGGTCTCAATGAATCGTTCGTTCGCGACATGCTCCAGAGAAAACGTCGGCCGAGTCTCGATAAGTTCTCGCGCCTCGTCGCGATCCTTGGAACGACAGTCGCCGACATCATGGGGGAGGACAGCGCGGGTTCTGACGGTGGCGCTCGCCAGGTGCCCCTTATGGGCTATATAGGCGCCGGCGCTGAGGTAGAGCCGGACTTTGAACAGGTTCCAGACGAAGGGCTAGACCAGATTCCTGTTCCCTTTGCTTTGCCTGGCGACATGATCGCGTTTGAGGTGCGCGGGAATTCAATGCTGCCGCAGTTTCGAGACGGAGCTGTTCTAATCGTATTTCGCGAGCAGCGGAGATCGCTGGAGAGCTTCTACGGCGAGGAAGCTGCCGTTCGAACGAGTGACGGCCGCCGGTTCATCAAGACGATTTTTCGCGGCAACCAGAAAGACCGCGTCAACCTCATGTCATGGAACGCGCAACCGATAGAGAACGTCCACTTGGCCTGGGTCGGAGAAATCTTCACCGTATTCCCGCCGAAGTCGCTGCACCGCGTGGCCAAGCAGGGTGGCATCCAAGGCAATTTGCGTCTTAAGAGCGCGTAAGGGGAAATAACCTATTGACTTAAGGGGAAATTACCCCCTTAATCTGGCTTCGTCAACTGATGGAGCTCATAATGAATGCCCTTCTTCCCGAAGCATGGACTGTGCTTGGCGTCACCGCCGCGATCATCACTCACAAGGCTGCAGTCATGGCTGACGAAGCCATGTTCGATGCGGATGGCAACTGCTTGGATGCTGTCGCAGTGCTCGACACAGAGGCGGCCGAGGCAAAGGCCTTCAAGTCGATGGTCGGCGCGCCTTGCTCCTCGCCGGCCGATGTCGCGGCCAAGGTCGAGTACATGCTCAACGGCGCGATCGGGAACCGGTCGAGTCTGATTGACTACCTCGCTGAATACAGCGACGGCGACGGGGATCTTACCCGCCGCCTTTTGCGGTCGTTCGCACCGTCGGCAGGTGCGCTCTGATGGACACCGAGTTGGCTGTCCTTGCTGGAAGGTTGTGCTGCTACTTTTTCCCCATGACCACACTCAGGAGCACTTCACGCATTTGAGGGGGCAGCAGGCTTTGATCCCGAATGCCAAAATTCAGAAGGACGCGCTTGTTACCTATGGCCGATTCCCAGACCCCCAAATTCGGATGTATTTTCTTGGCCGCTTCATCCGCAGCGCGGATCAGCTTTGCGTGCGCGCGAAGGTCGGCAGCGTCATCTTCGACTATTGGCGAGATCCACGTTTCGAAAAATGCATTCTGGTCGAACTCGATCGGCGCCGGATATTTTTCCTCCAGGGTGGCGACCACTTCGGCGTTCATCGAACGATTGTTTCGGTCCGCCGCATCGCGAATGCGATCTCGCATTCCTTCGGGCAGTCGGACCACAAATTGTTCAGCGCCGCGTCCGGGTTTTTTGGCCATCTCGGTTATCCACAGGCAAGTGATATTACCGTGCAATTAGTGCTTGCCCGGCCAGTCAGTCAATCGATATTACGGTGCTATTGATCTTACCGTAATATTATGGTTAAGATCAGGGAAAGGAGGATCGAAGTGTCTAGGACGGACCCGAAATTTTTGGTTCGCTTGCCGGCAGACGTGAAGGCTTTCATCGCCTCACAAGCCGCGCGGAATGGAAGTTCTCAAAATTCTGAAATTGTGCGGTGCATCCGCGACCGGATTGACCAAAC
This region of Mesorhizobium sp. C432A genomic DNA includes:
- a CDS encoding S24 family peptidase: MKSLSLAAGLNESFVRDMLQRKRRPSLDKFSRLVAILGTTVADIMGEDSAGSDGGARQVPLMGYIGAGAEVEPDFEQVPDEGLDQIPVPFALPGDMIAFEVRGNSMLPQFRDGAVLIVFREQRRSLESFYGEEAAVRTSDGRRFIKTIFRGNQKDRVNLMSWNAQPIENVHLAWVGEIFTVFPPKSLHRVAKQGGIQGNLRLKSA
- a CDS encoding Arc family DNA-binding protein; amino-acid sequence: MAKKPGRGAEQFVVRLPEGMRDRIRDAADRNNRSMNAEVVATLEEKYPAPIEFDQNAFFETWISPIVEDDAADLRAHAKLIRAADEAAKKIHPNLGVWESAIGNKRVLLNFGIRDQSLLPPQMREVLLSVVMGKK
- a CDS encoding Arc family DNA-binding protein codes for the protein MVKIRERRIEVSRTDPKFLVRLPADVKAFIASQAARNGSSQNSEIVRCIRDRIDQTKTATTQPAKAK